One Rhinoraja longicauda isolate Sanriku21f chromosome 21, sRhiLon1.1, whole genome shotgun sequence genomic region harbors:
- the get4 gene encoding Golgi to ER traffic protein 4 homolog encodes MADGELPKCCRNRGGVQRVETKLRASVEKGDYYEAHQMYRTLFFRYMSQSKHAEARELMYSGALLFFSYSQLNSAADLSMLVLESLEKSEAKVTDELLESLGKLFSLMDPNSPERAAFVSRALKWSSGGSAKLGHPKLHQLLAVTLWKEQNYTESRYHFLHSADGEGCANMLVEYSASKGYHRSEVDMFVAQAVLQFLCLKNKNTASLVFTTYTDKHPSIEKGPPFVQPLLNFIWFLLLAVEGGKLTVFTVLCEQYQPSLKRDPMYIEYLDRIGQIFFGVASRQTSSYGGLLGNLLNSLMGAGEEDEVDGEGPEDVNPIDLD; translated from the exons ATGGCGGACGGGGAGCTGCCGAAGTGCTGCAGGAACCGGGGCGGAGTCCAGCGAGTGGAGACCAAGCTCCGGGCCAGCGTGGAGAAGGGCGACTACTACGAGGCCCACCAGATGTACCGGACGCTTTTCTTCCG GTATATGTCTCAAAGTAAGCATGCTGAAGCAAGAGAACTTATGTATTCTGGTGCATTGCTTTTCTTCAGTTACAGTCAG CTAAACAGTGCTGCTGATTTATCTATGCTAGTATTAGAGTCATTGGAAAAGTCAGAGGCTAAGGTTACAGATGAACTCTTAG AAAGTCTTGGTAAGCTTTTTAGTCTAATGGACCCAAACTCTCCCGAGAGAGCAGCATTTGTATCTAGAGCATTGAAATGGTCTAGTGGAGGTTCAGCAAAACTTGGTCACCCTAAGCTACATCAACTGCTAGCAGTCACATTGTGGAAAG AACAAAACTACACTGAGTCTCGGTATCACTTCCTGCACTCAGCAGATGGGGAGGGCTGTGCAAATATGTTAGTAGAATATTCTGCATCAAAGGGCTACCACCGGAGTGAAGTGGACATGTTTGTGGCTCAGGCAGTCTTACA atttctttgcttaaaaaataaaaacactgCATCACTGGTGTTCACAACTTATACAGATAAGCATCCCTCTATAGAAAAGGGACCTCCATTTGTACAGCCCTTGTTAAACTTTATTTGGTTCTTATTACTTGCGGTTGAGGG GGGGAAACTTACCGTTTTTACAGTGTTATGTGAACAGTATCAACCATCTTTAAAGAGAGATCCAATGTACATTGAG TATCTAGACCGAATAGGTCAGATCTTCTTCGGAGTTGCTTCAAGACAGACTTCCTCATATGGAGGATTATTAG GAAACCTTTTGAACAGCTTGATGGGTGCAGGAGAGGAAGATGAGGTGGATGGAGAAGGACCAGAAGATGTCAATCCTATTGACCTTGACTAG